A region from the Diadema setosum chromosome 17, eeDiaSeto1, whole genome shotgun sequence genome encodes:
- the LOC140241210 gene encoding uncharacterized protein: protein MEHITRVLRQSGQLPDNGSLEMMSDFSIPFIATGEESAAYNHGFLPSTPPRRGRQSVLGLEEEGMEAVFGFTSSESERMAHLVRVLQNAGRIRSLPYVYTRSSNSPITSRDDGSTGSSDNFSTPFIATGDEVVCYTEDTVSM from the exons ATGGAGCATATAACTCGAGTTTTGCGACAAAGTGGACAG CTTCCAGATAACGGTAGTCTGGAAATGATGTCTGATTTTTCAATCCCGTTCATAGCTACAGGAGAAGAATCTGCG GCCTACAACCATGGTTTTCTTCCAAGCACACCTCCCCGCAGAGGTCGGCAATCCGTCTTGGGGCTGGAAGAAGAGGGCATGGAGGCAGTGTTTGGCTTCACTTCTTCCGAGTCAGAGCGAATGGCCCACCTCGTCAGAGTGCTGCAGAACGCTGGAAGAATACGTTCG CTCCCATACGTTTACACACGAAGCAGTAACTCCCCTATCACTAGCAGGGATGACGGAAGCACCGGGTCCAGCGACAACTTTAGCACACCGTTCATAGCGACTGGTGACGAAGTCGTG